The following nucleotide sequence is from Acetivibrio cellulolyticus CD2.
AACAACTGAGCTGCCTAAATGACCTATGACAACTGAGTTCATAGCAACACCAGCTCCCCACATAAGCTCGTTGATAGTAACTGGTATCGAGTAGATCATAAAATCCTTGAATAAGAGCTTGTCCTTGATAAACAATTTTGTAGGGTTAAAGTGCACCGTTTTGTTGAACTTTTTTGCATAAACTATAACACATATCAGTTCAACACATCTCGAGGTAAGAGTAGCAATGGCCGCACCTTGTATTCCCATTTGGGGAATACCGAATAACCCGAAAATCAAAATCGAAGCGACAATTAAATTTATGATTAATGAAATTAAATATATAACTGTCGAAACTACTACTTTCTCCATACTTCTCATTACGTTCAAATAAATCATTGTAATTGAGGTCAATAAGTACGAAAAGGCAATTATACGCAGGTATTTTACACCCTCAGCAATTACGGGCTCTTCTGAAGTAAAAATTCTCATAGTCTGCGAGGGAAATAATAATGCAACAGCAGTAAAAAATATTGCCACAAGTATTGAGAATCTCATACAAATTCCAAGAATCTTTTCTATGCTTTTTGTGTCACCTTTGCCCCAATATTGGGCTGTCAGAACAGCAGCTCCAGAAGTTAACCCGAAGAAAATAAGATTCATGATGAATTGGACCTGACTTGCAAGGGATGCCCCGGAAAGTACAGTTTCACCAACTTTACCAAGCATAAGTACATCAATTGAGTTTATTCCTACGTTGATTAGGTTCTGAAGTGCCATTGGCATTACAAGAGCAAATGCCATTTTATAGAAAGATTTACTATCTAAAATTTTTGATTCCATTAATAACTCCATGTGTCATAAGTTTTTCTTATTAAGTATAGCATGTCCTTATGTAATACTATAATAAAAATATATTACGATATTAGAGAGGCCGAATAAATATCCCCCTATATAAAAAGTCCGCGAAATCACAAACAATATGACTTCGCGGGATTAATACTGTATATATATTTGAAGGATTTATTTCATAGTTACAAAACCTGAATTACACCAATTCCATCTTCCACTCCAGATCCATCAATCGGATTCTTTGGCGAATGAATATTATAAAAATATCCGTTCTTTCCATATCGCCCTTCTGCACCTGCTTTGAGACGTTCCTCATCCATGGCCATATGTTTCACCCTTCCGCATATCAAAGCCCACTGGCTGTTTTCAAAAAGCTCCTTTTCCCATTCTAAACCGCATTCAATAGACAGGAAGCATTCCTTGATTCTTGGAGCTGATATTTCTGCAGCAGTTTCAACTGTAAAACCGGATTTGGTAATCTCATCATCATCTTCACTATTATTTTTAACTGTTTCCCGGCACTTTTCAATAAGTGTGTTGTCAGGAAAACCTATGCAAAATTCCCCTGTCCTTAATATATTTGTATAGGTATGTTGACTTTTAAGAATCGAAATAATGCAGAAAAAATTATCTCCCTCTCCCGTAAATGTAGACCACGCATGAAGGCACGCGTTGGGCCTGTTATTTTCCTTTAATGTTGAGATTAGGAAAATAGGCTGTGGTATTGCTGTAACAAATTCCATCCAGGAAAAAACGCTGTAATTCCCTGGCCACTGTTCTACTAATACATCTGGCTTATTAACACCCATTTCAAGCTTCATACAAAACCTCCATAGCTATAAAATTATATTTCTAAAGTAACAGCTCAAACTCTTAATTTATCAAGTCTTTCCTTTGCATTAGGGGCATACTGCAGCATTTCTTCTAGTTTATCACATCCATATGAAGCACAGCCTGCGCATGTATCAAGCGATTTGCCTGATGAACAAGCTCTTATATCGCATGTTTTGCAATACCCAAAAACCAAATCCGACTTACACCCAAGGCAATTTACGTCTTCAGCCTTAATGTCCGGATTAAACATCTTTCTCCACTCTTTAGCAGTCATTTCCCTTAATTCATTATCATTATGTACAGTAGCTTTATATGCAGGACACTCATTACATAATAAACCGCAATACGCTATTATATCGCTCATAAGACCCCTCCTACTTAATAGAATAGATAGAATTATTGTCGAACATCTGTTCGATAATAATTCTATCACTAATCCTTTCCAATTTCAATACTATCTTCAAAAATTTTAGCAGCATATCTAAATAAATTCAAAGACAATTCCGAAAAATACTTTGTAGTTTTATTTTAAAGCAATTTGAATACATTCTAAAATATATAATAAATAAATCTCAAATTTGCGATAAAAATTTCGTATATTAGTGTATTATTTCAATAGTGGCTTTAGTTTTATAAATGCCCATTAAATAATTTGGAAGTTCAAAGTATTGCATACAGTAATGATAATGGCCGCAGTTGGATAAAGTATAAAAATAACCCTGTGATTAAGAATCCAGGAATAAAAGATTTCAGGGATCCAAAAGTTTTCTTTAACCAATCCTCTAATAAGTGGATCGCTCTGGTAGCATGCGGAAATAGCATCAGATTTTACTCTTCTTACAATTTGATTTTACTGTCTATTATTTCTAATGCCTGTAAATATTATACAGGGCCTTATGGAGTAAACCATAAGGCCCTGGCATAAATCAGTTCGATATTTTGCTAGCGCAAAAATCGTTGCACCTTCAAAAATATAAAATGTTTGAATCAAGATAAAAATTTTTATTCTCTTGCTTTAAGGCTTTCTGCCATATTTATATTAAGGGCCTTATTTCTGGTAAAAAACAGTGTAATATAATAAACCGCCAGAATAAACACTAAGGAAATCAATGCCTGCCACCACGCAAGACTTGTGGTAAAATCATAAAACATTGTTTTAGTCAGGAGATCAAGAAAAACCTGTATAAGCCAAATTGTAACAGGTACAGCCAGAAAAAAGCCTGCCCAAACAAGTATAGATGTTGAATTAATCAGCAGCCTCGAAATTTCCCTGTTGCGATATCCCATTACCTTTAGCATCGATATATTTTTTCGGTTCTCCTCAATTAGCATTACTGTAACAATATACACTATAATAATTCCAATTATCGCAGCAAAGGCGGCAAGAAGGTATAATAATGAACTAAAGGAACTGATGGATGCTTCAAGTCCTGCTTTACTGTCCTCAACCGTCAACAGTTTCTCAACAATGTTGTCATCAACGTCCAACAGTTTATCCGAGTAAAGTCCAACATAAGCGGTTTCTGGCAAATCCAGCATTTTATTAAGTTTCTTCATCGGCATATAAACATACTCGCTGAATTTAATGTTGCATATTTCATCGATAGTTAAAACATAGCTTTTCATATTTGAAACATTCTTGACTGTAATTGTATCTCCCTTTTCGAGTTTAAGCCGTTTTGCAACACTCGAAGTAATTACGGTTTTGTCTGCTGGAATAATCTCGCCATCCTTATTGCGAAGCTTCACAAACTTTGGATTTTCAGGCACACCGTTTATTTCAAGGCCTATAGTTTCACCCTTTGACGTATATTCAAAGCTGGAAATCATAAAGGGCTCACCATCTGTTAAATTTTCTGTTTGAAGCTTATTGAATACATATTGGTAATCATAGCCAAACACAGCATTGAAGTTGTTTTCTACAACAAAATTTACACAACTGTAAAACAGAAATCCTGTCATCAAAAACATTGAAGCAGCCGTTATTCCCGCGAGCATTAAAAAGCTTCTCGGAATGTTTGAAAATATTTCTTTTAACTTAAAACGCAGTTTGAACGGACCCTTTTTGTGAGGAACAGCCTTTAAAAATATATTCCTTTTTTCTTTACCGCCATTGGCTTTGAGCAGTGCTACAATATTGATTTTCAATGCTTTTTTGACAACCATTAGTGCCGACATTGCATTAAGAATCACAGGCAAAAGTATTACCAGTATAATATCATACCCTCGAATAGAAAACTGAGTCTTCGGGACATTGTATTCCACAGTTATTAAATTCTGAAACGGCTCAATCAGCAGTAAACCTGCTCCTAAACCAATTATTGAACCAAACAGTGAAATCATCACCGGCAGATAAAGATAGTGTTTTATTATTTCACGCTTCCGGTATCCCATTGCTGGTAGGTCCTGTAGGCATAAAAAAACACACCATCAGGACATACTACTGTCCCGTAGATGTGTGTATCACTCACCCACTGCCGCTATTTGAAGCAGCCCGGCACCATGAATTCGCATTCATCGCCTGATCAGATTGTACTGTAGATTAAATGCAGTGCAAAGAGATTAAAGGTAGTTTATCATATTAGCCAGCATCTGTCAATATATACCTACACACCTTAAAAAGGCAGTTCCTTGAGTTTTCCATTAATCTATGATATATTTATGAAAATCAATCTAACAAAACCAAAAGGGCATTTGACTCCTTTTGGTTTTGCCTCTTTTACTTAGTTCGAAAAAAGCAAAATAAGAACTTGGGCGGGAAAAAAAACATGTATAAGATCTTAATTATTGAAGATGATGCAGTAATTGCAAAGGCAATTAAGAATACTATTGAAACATGGAATTATGATGCTAAATGTGTTACGGATTTTCGCAATGTGATGACTGAGTTCGTTTCATACAATCCGGAGCTTGTTTTGCTCGATATATCCCTGCCATTTTATAATGGCTATCACTGGTGCAGTGAAATACGAAAGCTGTCAAAGGTACCCATCATATTTATATCCTCAGCCTCCGACAACATGAATATTGTTATGGCTGTAAACATGGGTGGGGACGACTTCATCTCCAAACCGTTTGATTTGAGCGTGCTGACTGCAAAGGTTCAGGCAATGCTTCGCCGTACCTATGATTTCGCTGGTCAAACAAATCTGCTTGAACACAAAGGTGTAATTCTAAACACTAGCGATACAACACTTTCTTATAATGACAAAAAAATTGATCTTACTAAAAATGAATATAAGATTCTTCAAGTCCTCATTGAAAACAAAGACAAAGTTGTATCCCGAGATACCATTATGACAAAGCTTTGGGAAACCGATAGTTTTATCGACGACAATACACTTACTGTCAATGTGACTCGGCTTAGAAAGAAACTCGAGGACGCAGGACTTTGTGACTTTATCTCAACTAAAAAAGGTATAGGATATATGGTGTAATGCTATGAGATTATTATTTGCATATTTGAAAAACAAGTCAAAAGTTATCTTGCTATTCTGTCTTTTTATTATTATTTTTGCAGTTGTTTCCATACTTTATAATTTACCTTCAGAACCCATTGCCTATGCAGCTTTGCTATGTACATGCCTTGGAATAATATTTACAGGGTTTGATTTCTGGCAATATTCCAATAAGCATCATCTGCTCTGTAAACTTGAAGAGAGTATTACTCTTTCAATTGATTCACTTCCTACTGCGGGTAATTTGTTGGAACTTGATTATCAGAACCTGCTTAAAATAGTTCATCAGGACAAAATGCAGCTTGTTTCAAAAGCAGACAGTGCAAGAACCAATATGGTAGATTATTATACACTTTGGGCACATCAGATTAAAACTCCCATTGCAGCCATGCGCTTATTGCTGCAGTCAGCAGATAACGGACAGAATAACGAGCTCTCCTCTGAGCTTTTTAAAATTGAGCAGTATGTAGAAATGGTGCTTCAGTACCTGCGGCTTGACAGCACATCAACCGACTTTATTCTCAAACGTTACAAGCTTGATGATATTGTAAGGCAAGCTGTCCGTAAATATGCAAAGCTGTTCATACAGAAGAAAATAAGCCTTGACTTATCAGAGTTTGACTGTGAAGTACTGACAGATGAAAAGTGGCTCTTATTCGTTATTGAGCAAATTTTATCTAATGCGCTCAAATATACTCATGAAGGCAGAATATCTATATATATGGATTGCCCAAACAGTAAAACCCTTGTTATTGAGGATACCGGCATCGGCATTCAGCCGGAAGACTTGCCCCGTGTGTTTGAAAAAGGATTTACAGGATACAATGGAAGAACGGATAAAAAATCTACAGGAATAGGATTATATCTATGCAAGCGTATTTTAACGAAGTTGTCGCACTCTATCTCCATTGAATCGGACGTTTGCAAGGGAACTCTCGTAAAAATCAAGCTGGATACAGCAAATATAAAGGTCGAGTAAAAAAATCTATTCCTTACAATATTGTAAGATACCTAGGGGAAATGTAAGCCAAATCAATGGCAGTACATTTCCTCGTTTTGCTACAATGAATATGACAAGTTGCTTCTTAAGTGCTCTGTATATTTATTGGTTACAAAATGCAGACCATAGAGCAGATGAAATTTATTTTTAGCATTATAACAGATTAATAATGTTAAAATCACCAGGAGGTTAAAATAAATGGAAATATTAAATGTAAGTAATCTTAAAAAAGTATACTCCTCACGATTCGGCAGTAATCATGTTCAGGCCTTGACTAATGTATCCTTTTCAGTTGAAAAGGGTGAATATGTTGCAATAATGGGTGAATCAGGTTCCGGTAAAACCACACTGCTAAACATTCTCGCATCCCTTGACAAACCCACAAGCGGTGAGGTTTTGCTCAACGGCAAAAGCATTGTCTCAATAAAGGAAAAGGAAATATCCGCATTCCGTCGAAATAATCTTGGTTTTGTATTCCAGGATTTTAATCTGCTTGATACTTTTTCTTTGCAGGACAATATATTTCTGCCCCTTGTTCTATCAGGAAAATCCTATGATGAAATGAACAACCGTCTAAAGCCTATTGCATCAAAACTAGGCATAAATGATATACTCACAAAATACCCCTACGAGGTTTCCGGTGGTCAAAAGCAGAGATCGGCTGTTGCCCGTGCTCTTATTACAAATCCACAGCTGATTCTGGCCGATGAACCAACAGGTGCACTCGATTCTCACGCCACTGACAGTCTGCTCCACCTGTTTAATGAAATAAACAATGATGGTCAAACTATTCTCATGGTAACCCATAGCGTTAAGGCTGCAAGCCATGCAAAGCGTGTTCTTTTCATTAAGGATGGAGAGGTATTTCATCAGATTTACCGTGCAAATATGAGCAAAGAGGAAATGTTCAGCAAAATATCCGATACTTTGACCATGCTTGCAACAAAAACCGCTGAAGCTGCAAGAGGTGATCATGATGAGTAAGCTGTTTTTTCCGAAGCTCTCCATAACCACCATAAAAAAGAACGGAAAATTTTATTTTCCTTATATCCTGACATGTATCTTCACTGTGGCAATGTTCTACATTATGTGTTTCATAAAAACAAATGAAGGAATAAAAAAAATGCCCGGCGCTGATGCACTTGAATCTATGATGGGAGCTGGAACCTTTGTCATTGCTCTATTCGCTGTAATCTTTTTATTCTACACAAACAGCTTTCTGATAAAACGCCGGAAAAAAGAGCTGGGACTTTATAATATTCTTGGAATGGAGAAACGGCATATAGCCAAAATTTTGTTTTTTGAAACTGCCATAACAGGTGTTGTTTCCATCATTACAGGACTGTTTTTAGGTATTCTTTTATCTAAGCTGATTTTTATGCTCTTTTCGAAACTTTTGGATTTTCCAGTACCGTTTGGCTTCTCTATATCGACATACGGGATAAAGGCATCTATATGCCTGTTTTCTGCAGCATTTATACTCATTCTTTTATCAAACCTATGGCAGATAAAGCTCGCAAAACCAATCGAGCTGCTTCGTGGTGGAAATGTAGGTGAAAAAGAGCCAAAAACTAAAGCTATTATGGCAATAGCAGGTGCTATATCCTTAGGAATCGGTTATTACATCGCACTTACAACCGAAACCCCAACAGATGCCATATCGCTTTTCCTCGTGGCAGTTGTCCTTGTAATTATGGGTACCTATTTTCTCTTTAATGCAGGAAGTATAGCTCTTCTTAAACTGCTTCGTAAAAACAAGAAGTATTATTATCAGACAAAGCACTTTACATCGGTTTCTGGAATGCTTTACCGCATGAAGCAGAACGCAGTAGGACTTGCCAACATCTGTATTCTTTCAACTATGGTACTTGTTATGGTAAGCGGCACAGTATCCTTGTATCTTGGAGCAGAAGATGCCATAGACAATAGATATCCCCACGACATAACAGTCATAAAAGATGCTAAAGAGAACAATGACCGGGATAGAACTATTAAATCAGTACTTAAAGCCGTGTCCTCAAAAGGACGGACAATAAAAAAATTGACCGACTACGAATACCTGGTATTTACAGTAAGCTATAGTGACGGTCAGTTTATTACCAATACTAAAAATCAATTTGGAAGCTCCGGTACTGAAGTTTTTTGCTTCATAACCTCAAAGGAATATGAACATCTTACAGGCAAATCCGCAGATATAAGTGGTTATAATGTGCTTTCATACAGCAGCAACCGCCAACTTGGCGATAATTTTACCTTGTTCGGAAAAACTTACACTGTAAAGAATCGTCTTGATAGTTTTCCATCAACAAGTGATTATGCTGCATTTTTAATGAATGTCCATTATGTTGTTCTAAGCAGTGACGCCTTACTGTCACAAATAATGAATGCTCAGTTGAGTGCTTATGGCGAAAATGCAAGCTCACCGGAATATGAAATTTCACTCGACATAGATGGCACAAACGATGAAAAAATAGCATGTGCAGATGCTGTAGATAATGCCACAAGGGAAAAAGAAGAATACACTAAGGAGGATGGCAGCATTAGCTATCGCTATGTAAATTTCACAGAATCCAGACAAAAGACTGCAAAGCAATTCTATGTACTATATGGTGGATTTTTATTTCTTGGATTATTCTTAGGCACCTTATTTATGATGGCTACGGCATTAATTATTTACTACAAGCAAATATCCGAAGGTTATGATGATAAGGAACGTTTCGAAATAATGAAAAAGGTAGGCATGAGCCACGACGAAATCAAGTCAACCGTACGTTCACAAGTACTGAAAGTTTTCTTCCTTCCCATTGCAGCAGCAGCAGTCCATATTGCAGCAGCCTTCAAAATGATCACCAAGCTGCTTGCACTAATGAACCTTACAAATGTCACACTCTTTTTCTGGTGTACGGTAGGTACTTTGCTAGTATTTGCAGCTATATATGGATTGGTTTATGCACTGACTGCAAAGATTTACTACAAAATTGTGGAATAGTATTAAAAACGGTAATGAAATAGTTTAGCTTCCCATTTCATTACCGTTTAAGGTTTCTTTCAAACTTTTATTCTCTTCACAAACTCTTTATGGTGCGAAATTAGTTAGTCTATCAATTTGAGTTTTCTCAGCAGTGTAATGAATTTTTCAGTATTCAAAGGCTTCACTGCATAACCTTCACTGCCTGAATCAAATGAATCATTTACAATTTCTACTTCATTTAAGGCTGAAACCATAATAACCTTTGATGCATCTTGCGGTGCAATATTGTTTTGTTTTTCCAATTCTCTGATAGCTTTTAGAACTCTTGTACCATCGGCTTTTGGCATCATAATGTCAAGACAAACCAGATCATATGGCTGTTTTTTTCTTATAGACATCATAAAAGCCTCTATTGCTTCCATTCCGTCTATAACCATGTCACACTCACCATACTGTGATAACAGCTTAAAAAGAAACTGCCTGCTAACATAATCATCTTCTGCAATTAGTATCCTCATAAAAAGGACCTCCTCATTTAATTGGTTTACCTTTTCTATACCAATATTTATTCTCTAATAGCAATAAATAGGTTTATAAGCTCTTTAATAAGAACCTCGGCTTCAGCAAAATTTCTCTTACGAACCTCTATTTCTATACCAAATGCAGCATATTTAACGTCATCAAAACCGGAATTGGCAGCCATCTCTTTGATGAGATGAGAGTATTTTTCAGCATTTTGCTGATCTCTTTCCAATATAGCAGCTTGTAGCCTTTCGCAATATTCCTTAGCATCGTTGGATTTCCAATTACCATTCTTTGAAGGATCTGCTTTGTCTATACCACCAAGTACCAATTTTGAAAAAGAAATATCATTGGATACATCTGTTTTCTCATCAATTTTACCTGCAATTACACTCAACAATTCCTCAACAGTATAAGGCTTTGCCAAATAATCATCCATCCCCAAAGCAATGAATTTTTCCCTATCACCCTGTAATGCATTGGCAGTAACTGCGATAATTGGTGTATACATTCCTCTTGTTTCTTGATACTCCCGAATCTTTTTTGTCGCCTCAATGCCATCCATAACAGGCATTTGAATATCCATTAAAATTAAATCATAAAATTGGTCTTTAACTGCATCCACCGCTTCGAGACCGTTATTTGCAACATCAGTCTCAATCATACAGAAATCTGCTATCTTTATGAACAACTGTTGGTTGACTTTTTCCTCATCAACCAGAAGCACCTTCTTTCCCCTCAAGCCATCTTTCTTGGCTACCAATAAGTCACTTTGTTTTTTTATAGTATGTTTTTCCGAATCGTTTGCCTTTGTGAGTTTGAGAGTAAAATTGAATCTACTTCCAACACCCATTGTGCTTTCTACCCAAATCCTGCCACCCATTAATTCAACTAATTTCTTTGAAATTGAAAGACCAAGGCCAGTTCCCCCAAACTGTCTTGTATATGAACCATCTACCTGGCTGAATGCTACAAAGAGCTTATTTAGGTCTTTATCTTCTATCCCAATACCGGTATCACTGACAGTAAACTGCAGCTCACAGCAACTGCCATCATCATTCAACTTATTTACCAAAACATTGATTCTACCCTCTATAGTAAACTTTATAGCATTGTTTATAAGGTTGTTTAATATCTGCTGGATTTTTACTTTATCACCTATCCACAAGTTTTCCAGACCATCTTGAAAACCAGCACTAATATCCAAGCTTTTTTCCTTTGCCCGGATTTTGTACATATTGATTGATTCCCCGATAATTTCCTTTAAGTCAAACACATTACTGCTTATTTCAACCTTTTCTGCCTCTATCTTAGAAAAGTCTAAAATATTATTCAGAAGGTGCAATAGATTTTGAGAACAGGAAATAATTGTTTTTGTAGTCTCTCTTTGCTCTTCTGGCGTCATTTTAACCCTTAGCATCAAATCACTCATCCCTATAATTCCATTTAGTGGTGTGCGGATTTCATGACTCATATTTGCTAAAAATATACTTTTTGTTTTATTTGCTTCCTCTGCTATTTTTTTAGCCTGAAGCATTTGCTCCTGAGCAACCCTGAAACTGGTTACATCATGGTTAATAGATAATGCTATCTTCTGATTATTTAAGGTAAAGTAGTGTATACTGCTCTCAAAGTATACTTTATTGTTATCCAGTATACCCTGATTCTTTTTGATCACTCCAGCCTCGGCATTTATCATTGCATAATTTACCATGCCTGTGTTTGAATATGAACTAGACTCTACCTTAAGAACTTTCATCAAATCAGTAATCTCCATGTTCAGTAGTTCT
It contains:
- a CDS encoding flavin reductase family protein — protein: MKLEMGVNKPDVLVEQWPGNYSVFSWMEFVTAIPQPIFLISTLKENNRPNACLHAWSTFTGEGDNFFCIISILKSQHTYTNILRTGEFCIGFPDNTLIEKCRETVKNNSEDDDEITKSGFTVETAAEISAPRIKECFLSIECGLEWEKELFENSQWALICGRVKHMAMDEERLKAGAEGRYGKNGYFYNIHSPKNPIDGSGVEDGIGVIQVL
- a CDS encoding ABC transporter permease yields the protein MSKLFFPKLSITTIKKNGKFYFPYILTCIFTVAMFYIMCFIKTNEGIKKMPGADALESMMGAGTFVIALFAVIFLFYTNSFLIKRRKKELGLYNILGMEKRHIAKILFFETAITGVVSIITGLFLGILLSKLIFMLFSKLLDFPVPFGFSISTYGIKASICLFSAAFILILLSNLWQIKLAKPIELLRGGNVGEKEPKTKAIMAIAGAISLGIGYYIALTTETPTDAISLFLVAVVLVIMGTYFLFNAGSIALLKLLRKNKKYYYQTKHFTSVSGMLYRMKQNAVGLANICILSTMVLVMVSGTVSLYLGAEDAIDNRYPHDITVIKDAKENNDRDRTIKSVLKAVSSKGRTIKKLTDYEYLVFTVSYSDGQFITNTKNQFGSSGTEVFCFITSKEYEHLTGKSADISGYNVLSYSSNRQLGDNFTLFGKTYTVKNRLDSFPSTSDYAAFLMNVHYVVLSSDALLSQIMNAQLSAYGENASSPEYEISLDIDGTNDEKIACADAVDNATREKEEYTKEDGSISYRYVNFTESRQKTAKQFYVLYGGFLFLGLFLGTLFMMATALIIYYKQISEGYDDKERFEIMKKVGMSHDEIKSTVRSQVLKVFFLPIAAAAVHIAAAFKMITKLLALMNLTNVTLFFWCTVGTLLVFAAIYGLVYALTAKIYYKIVE
- a CDS encoding sensor histidine kinase, which encodes MRLLFAYLKNKSKVILLFCLFIIIFAVVSILYNLPSEPIAYAALLCTCLGIIFTGFDFWQYSNKHHLLCKLEESITLSIDSLPTAGNLLELDYQNLLKIVHQDKMQLVSKADSARTNMVDYYTLWAHQIKTPIAAMRLLLQSADNGQNNELSSELFKIEQYVEMVLQYLRLDSTSTDFILKRYKLDDIVRQAVRKYAKLFIQKKISLDLSEFDCEVLTDEKWLLFVIEQILSNALKYTHEGRISIYMDCPNSKTLVIEDTGIGIQPEDLPRVFEKGFTGYNGRTDKKSTGIGLYLCKRILTKLSHSISIESDVCKGTLVKIKLDTANIKVE
- a CDS encoding response regulator, coding for MRDNVFKCKPDILVVDDMPEYIDNYIRLLGEKGCSVRVAKTGKDGLAEVEKKLPDLILLDVAMPGMNGFEVCTVIRGCENFGNIPIIFMIVDNDVNSIVQGFKAGGQDYLTKPLNEIEFILKIENHLKLKFMSENNDAELKDISESTDGKMLFDEIFESINISAHDVFENTVDGIVVTGPEGEILYLNKFAEQIIGWEQKDVIGKAFEEIFHLFEGDPCNKAPNPVKKAIETRKVVGLAKNTLLLTKNKEYIYLSAGISTIQDRDEKVKAVVIVFRDISRLRRREINVEENERKYRALFNNTLDAIFVSLVMPDNELGKIIEVNDAACRWTGFSREELLNMEITDLMKVLKVESSSYSNTGMVNYAMINAEAGVIKKNQGILDNNKVYFESSIHYFTLNNQKIALSINHDVTSFRVAQEQMLQAKKIAEEANKTKSIFLANMSHEIRTPLNGIIGMSDLMLRVKMTPEEQRETTKTIISCSQNLLHLLNNILDFSKIEAEKVEISSNVFDLKEIIGESINMYKIRAKEKSLDISAGFQDGLENLWIGDKVKIQQILNNLINNAIKFTIEGRINVLVNKLNDDGSCCELQFTVSDTGIGIEDKDLNKLFVAFSQVDGSYTRQFGGTGLGLSISKKLVELMGGRIWVESTMGVGSRFNFTLKLTKANDSEKHTIKKQSDLLVAKKDGLRGKKVLLVDEEKVNQQLFIKIADFCMIETDVANNGLEAVDAVKDQFYDLILMDIQMPVMDGIEATKKIREYQETRGMYTPIIAVTANALQGDREKFIALGMDDYLAKPYTVEELLSVIAGKIDEKTDVSNDISFSKLVLGGIDKADPSKNGNWKSNDAKEYCERLQAAILERDQQNAEKYSHLIKEMAANSGFDDVKYAAFGIEIEVRKRNFAEAEVLIKELINLFIAIRE
- a CDS encoding MATE family efflux transporter; the encoded protein is MESKILDSKSFYKMAFALVMPMALQNLINVGINSIDVLMLGKVGETVLSGASLASQVQFIMNLIFFGLTSGAAVLTAQYWGKGDTKSIEKILGICMRFSILVAIFFTAVALLFPSQTMRIFTSEEPVIAEGVKYLRIIAFSYLLTSITMIYLNVMRSMEKVVVSTVIYLISLIINLIVASILIFGLFGIPQMGIQGAAIATLTSRCVELICVIVYAKKFNKTVHFNPTKLFIKDKLLFKDFMIYSIPVTINELMWGAGVAMNSVVIGHLGSSVVSANSVAQITRQLATVIAFGIANATAITIGKTIGENNIEAAKVYAKRFIKLSIAAGSFGALVILAIRPMLMSVLSISDITRGNLSVMMFVMSYFVIAQAFNTVLIVGVFRGGGDTKFGLVLDVTTMWGGSILFGALAAFVFKWSVPAVYIILMSDEIIKIPLSFMRYKQKKWLNNVTR
- a CDS encoding response regulator transcription factor, whose amino-acid sequence is MYKILIIEDDAVIAKAIKNTIETWNYDAKCVTDFRNVMTEFVSYNPELVLLDISLPFYNGYHWCSEIRKLSKVPIIFISSASDNMNIVMAVNMGGDDFISKPFDLSVLTAKVQAMLRRTYDFAGQTNLLEHKGVILNTSDTTLSYNDKKIDLTKNEYKILQVLIENKDKVVSRDTIMTKLWETDSFIDDNTLTVNVTRLRKKLEDAGLCDFISTKKGIGYMV
- a CDS encoding glycoside hydrolase family protein, coding for MEVQSIAYSNDNGRSWIKYKNNPVIKNPGIKDFRDPKVFFNQSSNKWIALVACGNSIRFYSSYNLILLSIISNACKYYTGPYGVNHKALA
- a CDS encoding DUF3795 domain-containing protein, which codes for MSDIIAYCGLLCNECPAYKATVHNDNELREMTAKEWRKMFNPDIKAEDVNCLGCKSDLVFGYCKTCDIRACSSGKSLDTCAGCASYGCDKLEEMLQYAPNAKERLDKLRV
- a CDS encoding ABC transporter permease, with product MGYRKREIIKHYLYLPVMISLFGSIIGLGAGLLLIEPFQNLITVEYNVPKTQFSIRGYDIILVILLPVILNAMSALMVVKKALKINIVALLKANGGKEKRNIFLKAVPHKKGPFKLRFKLKEIFSNIPRSFLMLAGITAASMFLMTGFLFYSCVNFVVENNFNAVFGYDYQYVFNKLQTENLTDGEPFMISSFEYTSKGETIGLEINGVPENPKFVKLRNKDGEIIPADKTVITSSVAKRLKLEKGDTITVKNVSNMKSYVLTIDEICNIKFSEYVYMPMKKLNKMLDLPETAYVGLYSDKLLDVDDNIVEKLLTVEDSKAGLEASISSFSSLLYLLAAFAAIIGIIIVYIVTVMLIEENRKNISMLKVMGYRNREISRLLINSTSILVWAGFFLAVPVTIWLIQVFLDLLTKTMFYDFTTSLAWWQALISLVFILAVYYITLFFTRNKALNINMAESLKARE
- a CDS encoding ABC transporter ATP-binding protein, giving the protein MEILNVSNLKKVYSSRFGSNHVQALTNVSFSVEKGEYVAIMGESGSGKTTLLNILASLDKPTSGEVLLNGKSIVSIKEKEISAFRRNNLGFVFQDFNLLDTFSLQDNIFLPLVLSGKSYDEMNNRLKPIASKLGINDILTKYPYEVSGGQKQRSAVARALITNPQLILADEPTGALDSHATDSLLHLFNEINNDGQTILMVTHSVKAASHAKRVLFIKDGEVFHQIYRANMSKEEMFSKISDTLTMLATKTAEAARGDHDE
- a CDS encoding response regulator, with the translated sequence MRILIAEDDYVSRQFLFKLLSQYGECDMVIDGMEAIEAFMMSIRKKQPYDLVCLDIMMPKADGTRVLKAIRELEKQNNIAPQDASKVIMVSALNEVEIVNDSFDSGSEGYAVKPLNTEKFITLLRKLKLID